The following coding sequences lie in one Xanthomonas hyacinthi genomic window:
- a CDS encoding acetylornithine deacetylase, protein MTDLLQSTLAHLQALVSFDTRNPPRAIGTGGIFDYLRAQLPGFQVEVIDHGAGAVSLYAVRGTPKYLFNVHLDTVPDSPHWSADPHRMRRADDRVIGLGVCDIKGAAAALVAAANAGDGDAAFLFSSDEEANDPRCIAAFLARGIAYEAVLVAEPTLSEAVLAHRGISSVLMRFAGRAGHASGRQDPSASALHQAMRWGGRALDHVESLAHARFGGLTGLRFNIGRVEGGIKANMIAPAAELRFGFRPLPSMDVDALLATFAGFADPAAAHFEETFRGPSLPSGDIARAEDQRLAARDVADALELPIGNAVDFWTEASLFSAGGYTALVYGPGDIAQAHTADEFVTLQQLQRYATSVDRIINGVR, encoded by the coding sequence ATGACCGATCTGCTCCAATCCACCCTCGCGCATCTGCAAGCCCTGGTGTCCTTCGATACCCGTAATCCGCCGCGCGCGATCGGCACCGGCGGCATCTTCGACTACCTGCGGGCGCAATTGCCCGGGTTCCAGGTCGAGGTGATCGATCACGGCGCCGGCGCGGTCAGCCTGTACGCGGTGCGCGGCACGCCGAAGTATCTGTTCAACGTGCACCTGGACACGGTGCCGGATTCGCCGCACTGGAGCGCCGACCCGCACCGCATGCGCCGCGCCGACGATCGGGTGATCGGCCTGGGCGTGTGCGACATCAAGGGCGCGGCCGCGGCGCTGGTCGCGGCGGCCAATGCCGGCGACGGCGATGCCGCGTTCCTGTTCTCCAGCGACGAGGAAGCCAACGATCCGCGCTGCATCGCCGCGTTCCTGGCGCGCGGCATCGCCTACGAGGCGGTGCTGGTGGCCGAGCCGACGCTGAGCGAGGCGGTGCTGGCGCATCGCGGCATCAGTTCGGTGCTGATGCGCTTCGCCGGCCGCGCCGGGCATGCGTCGGGCAGGCAGGATCCGTCGGCCAGCGCCTTGCACCAGGCGATGCGCTGGGGCGGGCGCGCGCTGGACCACGTCGAGTCGCTGGCGCATGCGCGCTTCGGCGGCCTGACCGGCTTGCGCTTCAACATCGGCCGGGTCGAGGGCGGCATCAAGGCCAACATGATCGCGCCGGCCGCCGAGCTGCGCTTCGGTTTCCGGCCGCTGCCGTCGATGGACGTGGACGCGTTGCTGGCGACCTTCGCCGGTTTCGCCGATCCGGCCGCGGCGCACTTCGAGGAGACCTTCCGCGGGCCGAGCCTGCCGTCGGGTGACATCGCCCGCGCCGAGGACCAGCGCCTGGCCGCGCGCGACGTCGCCGATGCGCTGGAGCTGCCGATCGGCAATGCGGTGGACTTCTGGACCGAGGCCTCGCTGTTCTCGGCCGGCGGCTATACCGCGCTGGTCTACGGTCCGGGCGACATCGCCCAGGCGCACACCGCCGACGAGTTCGTGACGCTGCAGCAGTTGCAGCGCTACGCGACCTCGGTGGACCGCATCATCAACGGCGTGCGCTGA
- the argH gene encoding argininosuccinate lyase, translating into MTNLLWQKPGVAVDAKIQAFLAGDDVILDREFFLHDIAASGAHAEGLQRIGILSADELAGLQRELALLAEDFRSGGFVLDARFEDGHSAIEARLTERLGDAGRKIHTGRSRNDQILVATRLWLKERLAQLAQLSREIAKVALERAQAEQALPLPGYTHIQRAVVSSAGMWWAGWAEAFIDDAIRAHDTLRLIDANPLGTAAGYGVNLKLDREHTTAALGFARMQVSPIYAQLSRGKFEMAALEALGSATLDLRRLAWDLSLFTSGEFGFVALPAQYTTGSSIMPNKRNPDVIELMRATHASVAAARTEIEQLLSLPSGYHRDLQSSKGAIFHGFGRGLAALELLPALLANLEWREDRLRAAIDSGMYATDVAVEAALAGVPFREAYQAAAAASDSAGQGRTPEGSLAARVSPGAAADLRLAQLQARWDALAG; encoded by the coding sequence ATGACCAATCTTCTCTGGCAAAAACCCGGCGTCGCCGTCGATGCCAAGATCCAGGCGTTCCTGGCCGGCGACGACGTGATCCTGGACCGCGAATTCTTCCTGCACGACATCGCCGCCAGCGGCGCGCATGCCGAAGGCCTGCAGCGCATCGGCATCCTGTCGGCCGACGAACTGGCCGGGCTGCAGCGCGAGCTGGCGCTGCTGGCCGAGGATTTCCGCAGCGGCGGGTTCGTGCTCGACGCACGTTTCGAGGACGGCCATTCGGCGATCGAGGCGCGGCTGACCGAGCGCCTGGGCGATGCCGGCCGCAAGATCCACACCGGGCGCAGCCGCAACGACCAGATCCTGGTCGCCACCCGGCTGTGGCTGAAGGAACGGCTGGCGCAGCTGGCGCAGCTGAGCCGCGAGATCGCCAAGGTCGCGCTGGAGCGCGCGCAGGCCGAGCAGGCGCTGCCGCTGCCGGGCTACACCCATATCCAGCGCGCCGTGGTGTCCTCGGCCGGGATGTGGTGGGCCGGCTGGGCCGAGGCCTTCATCGACGATGCGATCCGCGCCCACGACACGCTGCGCCTGATCGACGCCAACCCGCTCGGCACCGCCGCCGGCTACGGCGTCAATCTAAAACTCGACCGCGAACACACCACCGCCGCGCTGGGCTTCGCGCGCATGCAGGTCAGTCCGATCTACGCGCAGCTGTCGCGCGGCAAGTTCGAGATGGCCGCGCTGGAAGCGCTGGGCAGCGCGACCCTGGACCTGCGCCGGCTGGCCTGGGACCTGTCGCTGTTCACCAGCGGCGAGTTCGGTTTCGTCGCCTTGCCGGCGCAGTACACCACCGGCAGTTCGATCATGCCCAACAAGCGCAACCCGGACGTGATCGAACTGATGCGCGCCACCCACGCCAGCGTCGCCGCGGCGCGTACCGAGATCGAACAGCTGCTGTCGCTGCCGTCCGGCTACCACCGCGACCTGCAGAGCAGCAAGGGCGCGATCTTCCACGGCTTCGGCCGCGGCCTGGCCGCGCTGGAACTGCTGCCGGCGCTGCTGGCCAACCTGGAGTGGCGCGAAGACAGGCTGCGCGCGGCGATCGACTCGGGCATGTACGCCACCGACGTCGCGGTCGAGGCGGCGCTGGCCGGGGTGCCGTTCCGCGAGGCCTACCAGGCCGCCGCGGCGGCGTCGGACAGCGCAGGGCAGGGCCGCACCCCGGAAGGCAGCCTGGCCGCGCGGGTCTCGCCCGGCGCCGCCGCCGACCTGCGCCTGGCGCAATTGCAGGCGCGCTGGGACGCGCTGGCCGGCTGA
- a CDS encoding acetylglutamate kinase: MHANKQTRQTIVRLLSSMASAKEISQYLKRFSQLDAKRFAVVKVGGAVLRDDLEALTSSLSFLQEVGLTPIVLHGAGPQLDAELSAAGIEKQTVNGLRVTSPEALAIVRKVFQASNLKLVEALQQNGARATSITGGVFEAQYLDRDTYGLVGEVKAVNLAPIEASLQAGSIPVITSLGETPSGQILNINADFAANELVQELQPYKIIFLTGTGGLLDEDGKVIDSINLSTEYDTLMQQPWINGGMRVKIEQIKDLLDRLPLESSVSITRPADLAKELFTHKGSGTLVRRGEKVLRATSWSELDTPRLTSLIESSFGRTLVPDYFDTTRLLRAYVSENYRAAVILTDEDLLASGTLTYLDKFAVLDDAQGEGLGRAVWNVMREETPQLFWRSRHNNQVNIFYYAESDGCFKQEKWKVFWYGLENFEQIQHCVAHCATRTPTLLG, encoded by the coding sequence ATGCACGCCAACAAGCAAACCCGCCAGACCATCGTCCGCCTGCTCTCGAGCATGGCCAGCGCCAAGGAGATCAGCCAGTACCTCAAGCGCTTTTCGCAGCTGGACGCCAAGCGCTTCGCGGTGGTCAAGGTCGGCGGCGCGGTGCTGCGCGACGACCTGGAGGCGCTGACCTCCTCGCTGTCGTTCCTGCAGGAAGTCGGGTTGACCCCGATCGTGCTGCACGGCGCCGGCCCGCAGCTGGACGCGGAACTGTCGGCCGCCGGCATCGAGAAGCAGACCGTCAACGGCCTGCGGGTGACCTCGCCGGAAGCGCTGGCGATCGTGCGCAAGGTGTTCCAGGCCTCCAACCTCAAGCTGGTCGAGGCGCTGCAGCAGAATGGCGCGCGCGCCACCTCGATCACCGGCGGGGTGTTCGAAGCGCAGTACCTGGACCGCGACACCTACGGCCTGGTCGGCGAGGTCAAGGCGGTGAACCTGGCGCCGATCGAGGCCAGCCTGCAGGCCGGCTCGATCCCGGTGATCACCAGCCTGGGCGAAACCCCGAGCGGGCAGATCCTCAACATCAATGCCGACTTCGCCGCCAACGAACTGGTGCAGGAATTGCAGCCGTACAAGATCATCTTCCTCACCGGCACCGGCGGGCTGCTCGACGAGGACGGCAAGGTGATCGATTCGATCAACCTGTCCACCGAGTACGACACGCTGATGCAGCAGCCGTGGATCAACGGCGGCATGCGGGTCAAGATCGAGCAGATCAAGGACTTGCTGGACCGCCTGCCGCTGGAATCGTCGGTGTCGATCACGCGCCCGGCCGACCTGGCCAAGGAACTGTTCACCCACAAGGGTTCGGGCACGCTGGTGCGGCGCGGCGAGAAGGTGTTGCGGGCGACCTCGTGGAGCGAACTGGACACGCCGCGGCTGACGTCGCTGATCGAATCCAGCTTCGGCCGCACCCTGGTGCCGGACTATTTCGACACGACCCGGCTGCTGCGCGCCTACGTCAGCGAGAACTACCGCGCCGCGGTGATCCTGACCGACGAGGACCTGCTTGCATCGGGCACGCTCACCTATCTGGACAAGTTCGCGGTGCTCGACGACGCGCAGGGCGAAGGCCTGGGCCGTGCGGTATGGAACGTGATGCGCGAGGAGACCCCGCAGCTGTTCTGGCGCTCGCGCCACAACAACCAGGTCAACATCTTCTACTACGCCGAATCCGACGGCTGTTTCAAGCAGGAGAAGTGGAAGGTGTTCTGGTACGGGCTGGAGAACTTCGAGCAGATCCAGCACTGCGTGGCGCATTGCGCCACGCGCACGCCGACCTTGCTGGGCTGA
- a CDS encoding GNAT family N-acetyltransferase — MSLDLLPALWREVPSLQGRHASLEPLQAAHADALRAALHGSGLERLWYTSVPAADQVDAYVAAALDAQAQGRVLPFAVRDAAGAVVGSTRVYGLDPEVPTLLIGYTWYAPRVQRSGVNTEVKRMLLQYAFETLQCLSVGFETSWFNHTSRAAIARLGAKQDGVLRNHKRHADGTPRDTVVFSIIDTEWAGVKRHLQFRLDSHT; from the coding sequence ATGAGCCTGGACCTGCTGCCTGCGCTGTGGCGCGAAGTGCCGAGCCTGCAGGGCCGGCATGCGTCGCTGGAGCCGTTGCAGGCAGCGCATGCCGACGCGTTGCGCGCGGCCTTGCACGGCAGCGGCCTGGAGCGGCTGTGGTACACCAGCGTGCCGGCCGCGGACCAGGTCGATGCCTACGTGGCCGCCGCGCTGGACGCGCAGGCGCAGGGCCGCGTGCTGCCGTTCGCGGTGCGCGATGCGGCCGGCGCGGTGGTCGGCAGTACGCGCGTCTACGGGCTGGACCCCGAGGTGCCGACGCTGCTGATCGGCTACACATGGTACGCACCGCGCGTGCAGCGCAGCGGGGTCAATACCGAGGTCAAGCGCATGCTGCTGCAGTACGCGTTCGAGACCTTGCAGTGCCTCAGCGTCGGCTTCGAGACCAGCTGGTTCAACCACACCTCGCGCGCCGCCATCGCCCGGCTCGGGGCCAAGCAGGACGGCGTGCTGCGCAACCACAAGCGCCACGCCGACGGCACCCCGCGCGATACCGTGGTGTTCTCCATCATCGATACGGAATGGGCCGGGGTGAAACGCCACCTGCAGTTCCGCCTGGATTCGCATACATGA
- a CDS encoding N-acetylornithine carbamoyltransferase — protein sequence MSLKHFLNTQDWSRAELDALLTRAALFKRNKLGSELKGKSIALVFFNPSMRTRTSFELGAFELGGHAVVLQPGKDAWPIEFDLGTVMDGDTEEHIAEVARVLGRYVDLIGVRAFPKFVDWSKDREDLVLKSFAKYSPVPVINMETITHPCQELAHALALQQHFGTQDLRGKKYVLTWTYHPKPLNTAVANSALTIATRLGMDVTLLCPTPDYVLDERYMDWAAQNVAESGGSLQVSHDIDSAYAGADVVYAKSWGALPFFGNWGPEKPIRDQYQHFIVDERKMALTNNGVFSHCLPLRRNVKATDAVMDSPNCIAIDEAENRLHVQKAIMAALASQAGIGKRE from the coding sequence ATGTCTCTGAAGCACTTCTTGAACACCCAGGACTGGAGCCGGGCCGAGCTGGATGCGCTGTTGACCCGGGCGGCGCTGTTCAAGCGCAACAAGCTGGGCAGCGAGCTGAAGGGCAAGTCGATCGCGCTGGTGTTCTTCAACCCGTCGATGCGCACCCGCACCAGTTTCGAGCTGGGCGCGTTCGAGCTGGGCGGGCATGCGGTGGTGCTGCAGCCGGGCAAGGACGCGTGGCCGATCGAGTTCGATCTGGGCACGGTGATGGACGGCGACACCGAGGAGCACATCGCCGAGGTGGCGCGGGTGCTGGGCCGCTACGTCGATCTGATCGGGGTGCGCGCGTTCCCGAAGTTCGTGGACTGGTCCAAGGACCGCGAGGATCTGGTACTGAAGAGCTTCGCCAAGTACTCGCCGGTGCCGGTGATCAACATGGAGACCATCACCCATCCGTGCCAGGAGCTGGCGCATGCGCTGGCGCTGCAGCAGCATTTCGGCACCCAGGACCTGCGCGGCAAGAAGTACGTGCTGACCTGGACCTACCATCCCAAGCCGCTGAACACCGCGGTGGCCAATTCGGCGCTGACCATCGCCACCCGCCTGGGCATGGACGTGACCCTGCTGTGCCCGACCCCGGATTACGTGCTGGACGAGCGCTACATGGACTGGGCGGCGCAGAACGTGGCCGAGAGCGGCGGCTCGCTGCAGGTCAGCCACGACATCGACAGCGCCTACGCCGGTGCCGACGTGGTCTACGCCAAGAGCTGGGGCGCGCTGCCGTTCTTCGGCAACTGGGGCCCGGAGAAGCCGATCCGCGACCAGTACCAGCACTTCATCGTCGACGAGCGCAAGATGGCGCTGACCAACAACGGCGTGTTCTCGCACTGCCTGCCGCTGCGCCGCAACGTCAAGGCCACCGACGCGGTGATGGATTCGCCGAACTGCATCGCCATCGACGAAGCCGAGAACCGGCTGCATGTGCAGAAGGCGATCATGGCGGCGCTTGCTTCGCAAGCGGGAATCGGGAAACGGGAATAG
- a CDS encoding YciI family protein, which translates to MKHYLVLAMRKPNFDEAVVAPHLAFLDALRGRGLLALTGGFSDRSGGAYLLQGVDDLAQAQAIVAADPLAIHDCSELTVHEWNTR; encoded by the coding sequence ATGAAGCACTACCTGGTTCTGGCAATGCGCAAACCGAACTTCGATGAGGCCGTGGTCGCCCCGCACCTGGCCTTCCTCGACGCACTGCGCGGACGCGGCTTGCTGGCGCTGACCGGCGGTTTCAGCGACCGCAGCGGCGGCGCCTACCTGCTGCAGGGCGTGGACGACCTGGCGCAGGCACAGGCGATCGTCGCCGCCGATCCGCTGGCGATCCATGACTGCTCCGAGCTCACCGTCCACGAATGGAACACGCGCTGA
- a CDS encoding GNAT family N-acetyltransferase: MHALRISTDKHELDLPLIHRFLSEQAYWCLGIPLDTVRRAIAGALCFGGYAEGAGQVAFARVISDFATFAYLADVFVLDAYRGRGYGKQLVAAVMAHPQLQGLRRFMLATSDAHALYAQYGFAAPTRPQSLMEIAHHDLYRTSTTAA; encoded by the coding sequence ATGCACGCACTGCGCATCAGCACCGACAAGCACGAACTGGATCTGCCGCTGATCCATCGCTTCCTCAGCGAACAGGCCTATTGGTGCCTGGGCATCCCGCTGGACACGGTGCGGCGGGCGATCGCCGGCGCGCTGTGCTTCGGCGGCTACGCCGAGGGCGCAGGGCAGGTGGCGTTCGCGCGGGTGATCTCCGATTTCGCCACGTTCGCCTATCTGGCCGACGTGTTCGTGCTCGACGCGTATCGCGGCCGCGGCTACGGCAAGCAACTGGTCGCCGCAGTTATGGCGCACCCGCAGCTGCAGGGCCTGCGCCGCTTCATGCTCGCGACCTCCGACGCGCATGCGCTGTACGCCCAGTACGGCTTCGCCGCGCCGACACGCCCGCAGTCGCTGATGGAAATCGCCCATCACGACCTCTACCGCACCAGCACCACGGCTGCCTGA
- a CDS encoding argininosuccinate synthase translates to MSTASSIPASPLPIPGSKDIVLAFSGGLDTSFCIPYLQVKGYAVHTVFADTGGVDDEERDFIEKRAAELGAASHVTVDGGPAIWSGFVKPFVWAGEGYQGQYPLLVSDRYLIVDAALKRADELGTRIIAHGCTGMGNDQVRFDLAVKALGDYEIVAPIREIQKEHTQTRAYEQKYLEERGFGVRAKQKAYTINENLLGVTMSGGEIDRWEAPGEGTRGWCAPRSAWPTEPLTVTLKFEHGEAVAVDGKPLEGAKLLAKLNKLFAPYGVGRGMYTGDTVIGLKGRIVFEAPGLIALLAAHRALEDAVLTKQQNRFKPEVARKWVELVYEGFYHDPLKTDLEAFLNSSQAKVNGEVTLETRGGRVDAVAVKSPHLLNAKGATYAQSADWGVAEAEGFIKLFGMSSTLYAQVNR, encoded by the coding sequence ATGAGCACTGCTTCTTCCATTCCCGCTTCCCCACTCCCCATTCCCGGCAGTAAGGACATCGTCCTGGCCTTCTCCGGCGGCCTGGACACCAGCTTCTGCATTCCCTATCTGCAGGTCAAGGGCTATGCCGTGCACACGGTGTTCGCCGACACCGGCGGCGTGGACGACGAGGAGCGCGACTTCATCGAGAAGCGCGCCGCCGAGCTGGGTGCGGCCAGCCACGTCACCGTCGATGGCGGCCCGGCGATCTGGAGCGGCTTCGTCAAGCCGTTCGTGTGGGCCGGCGAGGGCTACCAGGGCCAGTATCCGTTGCTGGTGTCCGACCGCTACCTGATCGTCGATGCCGCGCTCAAGCGCGCCGACGAACTGGGCACCAGGATCATCGCGCACGGTTGCACCGGCATGGGCAACGACCAGGTGCGCTTCGACCTGGCGGTCAAGGCACTGGGCGATTACGAAATCGTCGCCCCGATCCGCGAGATCCAGAAGGAGCACACCCAGACCCGCGCCTACGAGCAGAAGTATCTGGAAGAGCGCGGCTTCGGCGTGCGCGCCAAGCAGAAGGCCTACACGATCAACGAGAACCTGCTCGGCGTGACCATGTCCGGCGGCGAGATCGACCGCTGGGAAGCGCCGGGCGAGGGCACCCGCGGCTGGTGCGCGCCGCGCAGCGCGTGGCCGACCGAGCCGCTGACGGTGACCCTGAAGTTCGAGCACGGCGAAGCGGTGGCGGTGGACGGCAAGCCGCTGGAAGGCGCCAAGCTGCTGGCCAAGCTCAACAAGCTGTTCGCCCCGTACGGCGTGGGCCGCGGCATGTATACCGGCGACACCGTGATCGGGCTGAAGGGCCGCATCGTGTTCGAGGCGCCGGGCCTGATCGCGCTGCTGGCCGCGCACCGCGCGCTGGAAGACGCGGTGCTGACCAAGCAGCAGAACCGCTTCAAGCCGGAGGTGGCGCGCAAGTGGGTGGAGCTGGTCTACGAAGGCTTCTATCACGATCCGCTGAAGACCGATCTGGAGGCGTTCCTGAATTCCTCGCAGGCCAAGGTCAACGGCGAAGTGACGCTGGAGACCCGCGGCGGCCGCGTCGATGCGGTGGCGGTGAAGTCGCCGCACCTGCTCAACGCCAAGGGCGCGACCTACGCGCAGTCGGCGGACTGGGGCGTGGCCGAAGCGGAAGGCTTCATCAAGCTGTTCGGGATGAGCTCGACGCTGTACGCGCAAGTCAACCGCTGA
- a CDS encoding SufE family protein translates to MNDPTDFPLEPTPADAQAAIAEEFGFFGDWSERYQYLIDLGRKLPAFPEQWKTEQHRLHGCQSMVWIVPEGDAQRLLFHAISDSAIVSGLIYLALRVYSGRSAAQILATAPDFVAAIGLGKHLSPTRSNGLAAILAFIQDSARAQA, encoded by the coding sequence ATGAACGACCCCACCGATTTCCCGCTCGAACCCACCCCCGCCGACGCCCAGGCCGCCATCGCCGAGGAATTCGGCTTCTTCGGCGACTGGTCCGAGCGCTACCAGTACCTGATCGATCTGGGCCGCAAGCTGCCCGCGTTCCCCGAGCAGTGGAAGACCGAACAGCACCGCCTGCACGGCTGCCAGTCGATGGTGTGGATCGTGCCCGAGGGCGATGCGCAGCGGCTGCTGTTCCATGCGATCAGCGATTCGGCGATCGTCTCCGGGCTGATCTACCTGGCGCTGCGGGTCTACTCCGGGCGCAGCGCCGCGCAGATCCTGGCCACTGCGCCGGACTTCGTCGCCGCGATCGGCCTGGGCAAGCACCTGTCGCCGACCCGCAGCAACGGCCTGGCCGCGATCCTGGCGTTCATCCAGGACAGCGCGCGCGCGCAGGCATGA
- the cysS gene encoding cysteine--tRNA ligase, with amino-acid sequence MSLRLHNNLTRRVDAFEPLDPVAGPTLYVCGPTVYNYAHIGNARGPVVFDVLAALLRRRYGALRYARNITDVDDKINAAAQAQGVPIATITDRFTAIYRQDMAALGVLPPDLEPEATAHIPQIVAMIERLIDSGHAYAAQGHVLFAVASFAGYGKLSRRDPEEMLAGARVEVAPYKRDAGDFVLWKPSSDELPGWDSPWGRGRPGWHIECSAMAAAHLGPTLDIHAGGVDLQFPHHENEIAQSECAHGGATFARFWLHNGMLNFSGAKMSKSLGNIETVHDLIARHPPEALRCALLSAHYRQPLDWSDALIEQCKSTLDRLYGTLRALDAIQATAAIPQAIEDALEDDLNTPQALAEVARIATVARQLLAPVGGSDAPRDAQLEAQLRQAKSDLLGAGLALGLLQQAPTAWFNRGAGDGDDGRIQALIDERTAAKKSRDFARADAIRQQLAAEGVVLEDTAQGVRWKRS; translated from the coding sequence ATGAGCCTGCGCCTGCACAACAACCTGACCCGCCGGGTCGACGCCTTCGAACCCCTCGATCCGGTCGCCGGCCCAACCCTGTATGTCTGCGGCCCCACCGTCTACAACTATGCGCACATCGGCAACGCGCGCGGCCCGGTGGTGTTCGACGTGCTGGCCGCGCTGCTGCGGCGGCGCTACGGCGCGCTGCGCTACGCGCGCAACATCACCGACGTGGACGACAAGATCAACGCCGCCGCACAGGCGCAGGGCGTGCCGATCGCCACCATCACCGACCGCTTCACCGCCATCTACCGGCAGGACATGGCCGCGTTGGGGGTGCTGCCGCCGGACCTGGAACCGGAGGCCACCGCGCACATCCCGCAGATCGTGGCGATGATCGAGCGGCTGATCGACAGCGGCCACGCCTACGCCGCGCAAGGCCACGTGCTGTTCGCGGTGGCCAGCTTCGCCGGCTACGGCAAGCTGTCGCGGCGCGACCCGGAGGAGATGCTGGCCGGCGCCCGCGTCGAGGTGGCCCCGTACAAGCGCGATGCCGGCGACTTCGTGCTGTGGAAGCCGTCCAGCGACGAGCTGCCGGGCTGGGACTCGCCGTGGGGCCGCGGCCGCCCCGGCTGGCACATCGAATGCTCGGCGATGGCCGCCGCGCACCTGGGGCCGACCCTCGACATCCACGCCGGCGGCGTGGACCTGCAGTTCCCGCACCACGAGAACGAGATCGCGCAGAGCGAGTGCGCGCACGGCGGCGCCACCTTCGCCCGGTTCTGGCTGCACAACGGCATGCTCAACTTCAGCGGCGCCAAGATGAGCAAGTCGCTGGGCAACATCGAGACCGTGCACGACCTGATCGCCAGGCATCCGCCGGAAGCGCTGCGCTGCGCACTGCTGAGCGCGCACTACCGGCAGCCGCTGGACTGGTCCGATGCGCTGATCGAGCAGTGCAAGAGCACCCTGGACCGGCTGTACGGCACCTTGCGCGCGCTGGACGCGATCCAGGCCACCGCGGCGATCCCGCAAGCGATCGAGGACGCGCTGGAAGACGATCTCAACACGCCGCAGGCGCTGGCCGAAGTGGCGCGGATCGCGACGGTCGCGCGGCAGCTGCTGGCCCCGGTCGGCGGCAGCGATGCCCCGCGCGACGCACAGCTGGAAGCGCAATTGCGGCAGGCCAAGTCCGACCTGCTCGGCGCCGGCCTGGCACTGGGCCTGCTGCAACAAGCGCCGACGGCCTGGTTCAACCGCGGTGCCGGCGACGGCGACGATGGGCGCATCCAGGCGCTGATCGACGAACGCACCGCCGCCAAGAAGAGCCGCGACTTCGCCCGCGCCGACGCGATCCGCCAGCAGCTGGCCGCCGAAGGCGTAGTGCTGGAAGACACCGCGCAAGGCGTACGCTGGAAGCGCAGCTGA
- the argC gene encoding N-acetyl-gamma-glutamyl-phosphate reductase codes for MTKTYGVGIVGARGHTGAELIKLVAAHPQLQLAFVSSRELAGQRVAEHSADYRGDLRYENLDADAVAAKRADAVVLALPNGKAAPYVAALDAAAVDPVVVDLSADYRFDPGWYYGLPELTRARYAGQKRISNPGCYATAMQLAIAPLLDQLAGPPQCFGVSGYSGAGTTPSDKNDPELLRDNLMPYALTDHMHEREVSTQLGVPVEFMPHVAPHFRGISMTVNLWLQQPLTLEAIQRRYRERYAGEPLIDVLDEAPWVSRIAGRHGAQIGGFTLAPGNKRLVVVATLDNLLKGAATQAMQNLNLALGLDELTSIPMVGQTQ; via the coding sequence ATGACTAAGACCTATGGCGTCGGCATCGTCGGCGCGCGCGGCCATACCGGCGCCGAACTGATCAAGCTGGTCGCCGCGCATCCGCAGCTGCAACTGGCCTTCGTGTCCTCGCGCGAGCTGGCCGGCCAGCGCGTGGCCGAGCACAGCGCGGATTACCGCGGCGACCTGCGCTACGAGAACCTGGACGCCGACGCGGTCGCGGCCAAGCGCGCCGACGCGGTGGTGCTGGCACTGCCCAACGGCAAGGCCGCGCCCTACGTCGCAGCGCTGGATGCGGCAGCGGTCGATCCGGTCGTAGTCGATCTGTCGGCCGATTACCGTTTCGATCCGGGCTGGTACTACGGATTGCCGGAACTGACCCGAGCGCGCTATGCCGGGCAGAAGCGGATCAGCAATCCCGGCTGCTACGCCACCGCGATGCAGCTGGCGATCGCGCCGCTGCTCGACCAGCTGGCCGGCCCGCCGCAGTGCTTCGGCGTGTCCGGCTATTCCGGCGCCGGCACCACGCCGTCGGACAAGAACGATCCGGAACTGCTGCGCGACAACCTGATGCCGTACGCGCTGACCGACCACATGCACGAGCGCGAAGTGTCCACGCAACTGGGCGTGCCGGTGGAGTTCATGCCGCACGTGGCCCCGCACTTCCGCGGCATCAGCATGACCGTGAACCTGTGGCTGCAGCAACCGTTGACGCTGGAGGCGATCCAGCGCCGCTACCGCGAGCGCTACGCCGGCGAGCCGCTGATCGACGTGCTCGATGAAGCGCCGTGGGTCAGCCGCATCGCCGGCAGGCATGGCGCGCAGATCGGCGGCTTCACCCTGGCCCCGGGCAACAAGCGCCTGGTGGTCGTGGCGACCCTGGACAACCTGCTCAAGGGCGCGGCGACGCAGGCGATGCAGAATCTCAATCTGGCGCTGGGCTTGGACGAACTGACGTCGATTCCGATGGTGGGGCAGACGCAATGA